One genomic segment of Cherax quadricarinatus isolate ZL_2023a chromosome 73, ASM3850222v1, whole genome shotgun sequence includes these proteins:
- the LOC128701114 gene encoding V-type proton ATPase subunit D-like: MSGKDKINIFPSRGAQSTMKARLAGAVKGHSLLKKKAEALQLRFRQILSKIVDTKTLMGDVMKDAAFSLAEAKFASGGDFNQSVLQNVTKARIKIRSRMDNVAGTNLPVFESFEDGADTYELTGLSRGGQQMAKLKIYYKRAIELLIELASLQASFVTLDIAVKITNRRVNAIEHVIIPRYECTLAYIISELDELEREEFYRLKKIQEKKKKIKDKAEKERLALKEADRLKEEEDIAHPEQHGRIFDNSSEEEDLLF, translated from the exons GGCTCAGTCAACAATGAAGGCACGTCTGGCAGGAGCTGTGAAGGGTCACTCCCTTTTGAAAAAGAAAGCCGAAGCCCTCCAGCTTCGCTTCAGACAGATtctttcaaaaattgttgac ACAAAGACCCTGATGGGAGATGTCATGAAGGATGCTGCATTTTCACTCGCAGAAGCAAAATTTGCATCAGGTGGTGACTTCAACCAGAGTGTGCTTCAAAATGTGACAAAAGCCCGTATTAAGATCAGAAGTAGAATGGACAACGTTGCTG GTACCAATCTTCCAGTGTTTGAAAGCTTTGAAGATGGTGCTGACACATATGAGTTGACTGGACTGTCCCGTGGAGGTCAGCAGATGGCAAAGCTCAAGATCTATTACAAACGTGCTATTGAGTTACTAATAGAGCTGGCTTCGCTTCAGGCTTCATTCGTAACCCTTGATATTGCAGTTAAGATAACTAACCGTCGAGTAAATGCCATAGAACATG tcatCATTCCACGGTACGAGTGTACACTGGCATACATAATTTCTGAACTTGACGAACTTGAGCGTGAAGAGTTTTATCGCTTAAAGAAGAttcaagagaagaagaaaaaaatcaAGGACAAGGCAGAAAAGGAAAGGTTAGCTTTGAAAGAAGCTGATAGACTGAAAGAGGAGGAGGATATAGCACACCCAGAGCAACATGGAAGAATTTTTGATAATAGCAGTGAAGAGGAAGATCTTCTTTTCTAG